The genomic window TCGGGTTTTGGGATCATGATTGCGGCTCGATTGAAAGTACGAACGCACACGATTGCGCAGGTTCTTCGCTTTGCCGACATAGATGATCTTGCTGGCGGCGTTCTTGTGGATGTAGATGCCTGCTCTCGTCGGCAGCGTCTTAAGCTTCTCTTTTAGCGTCTCGGCGGTTGCCACAGCTATATTCTATCGCTGTGCCAAGCGTAAGTCATACTTTGCGTTCGGCTCGGCTTTGCGTAACACTGTCTTGCGGTGAAAACAGAACTTACGACCGATGCTGCATACGCCGGCGCGATCATTCGGCGCGGCGGGCTTGTCGCATTCGCTACCGAGACCGTTTACGGGCTTGGCGCGGATGCCTTTAACGAAGTCGCTGTCGCAAACATCTTCACGGCAAAGAAAAGGCCGGCGGACAATCCGCTGATCGCTCATATTTCGCGCATCGAACAAATAGATTCGCTCGCCTCTGCGATCACAAACGCTGCCGCAAAGCTCATCGACGCTTTCTTTCCCGGGCCGCTCACGGTGATCCTTCCGAAAAAGGACACAGTGCCGGCGGTCGCTACCGCCGGTCTCAACAGTATCGGAATACGGATGCCGAGACTCGGCCTCACGGAACTATTCTTGACCGCGGCGGCAACACCGGTTGTTGCGCCGTCGGCAAACCTTTCAGGGCGCCCAAGCCCGACAACATGGCAAGCGGTCCTCGAAGACCTTGACGGCCGAATTGACTGCATTCTGCAAGGCCCGCCATGTATCATCGGACTTGAATCAACGGTAGTTGACTGCACCGGTGAAGTGCCGGTTCTATTGCGAAAAGGCTGCATCACTGCGGGCGAACTGCGGAAGATCGTTCCCGACATCGTTGCGGACAGCGGCAGTTCGCCTCTCACGCCGAAAAGCCCCGGACTCAAGCATAAACATTATTCGCCGCGAGCAAAGGTCGTCGTTGTCAAAGGTTCTGCCGACGA from Chloracidobacterium sp. includes these protein-coding regions:
- a CDS encoding threonylcarbamoyl-AMP synthase; the encoded protein is MKTELTTDAAYAGAIIRRGGLVAFATETVYGLGADAFNEVAVANIFTAKKRPADNPLIAHISRIEQIDSLASAITNAAAKLIDAFFPGPLTVILPKKDTVPAVATAGLNSIGIRMPRLGLTELFLTAAATPVVAPSANLSGRPSPTTWQAVLEDLDGRIDCILQGPPCIIGLESTVVDCTGEVPVLLRKGCITAGELRKIVPDIVADSGSSPLTPKSPGLKHKHYSPRAKVVVVKGSADDPEPNSAFIGLTETKGAFEHKLICRNVEEYAHSLFEFFRECDRLGIDTIYCESIDDTADIGAALMDRIERAAKR